The DNA window AAGTTCCTTCGAACTGAGCGACTTGGGGCCCGATACAGCAGCATCCGCTTCACTCTGCGGGGTCTTCGTCCAGGATGATCGATCACTAAAGTCGGGGCGCTCTTTTCCCTGATAGAAAGTACGCTTCATATTGCTCAGGGCAGCAAGGCCGCTCTTAAGTCCCACATCCGGCAGCTCAAGCATCCACTCTTCGCGCACATCTTGGTCTGTTGATGTACCCAATCCGCCGCCCTCCAGAGCTGCCAACTTAAGTGCCAAGGCACGTTCCTCCAGAGCCACTTGACTGGCATTTGGCAGTGGCCCAAAGGTGCCAGCTAGGTCATCATCGTCCTCAGCTTCCGCTTCCTTAGTAGGAGACTTTTCCCGGGCCAAATTGCTGGGCAAGATAGGTCCTATCATGGCCTGCGGTTGTGGTGCTGCTTGGCTTTGCTCAGGGAGTTCCGGCTGCTGGGGCTTCCTTAAATGCGGCGGTAGAGCGGGACCAAATGAGTCTTCGTTGTTTGCAGACACATCTGGCGGAGATGCATTCAACAATTTTGGAGGTTGCGTGTAAGGCACAGGTTTCTCCTCCTCCAGCTTTCTGCGTTTCTTCTCCTTGTGGCGACGCTTCTTGTGCCTCTTTGATTTCTTCTTCTTGGACTTGTCCACATCTTTGTTGTGCTTCTTAAGTTTTCGTTTAATTTGCTTTTCGTCGCTGGACGAATCGCTATCACTACTATTGTCATCGCTGGACATGATCtgcaaatacaattaattaaataataagtaATCCAAGATATTCCTTGAGGTTTTAAGAAGGTCCATTGGATGTGGAAAGAGATAACAAGGATCAAGGATACTCTCTTGTTACGATCAAATAACATCCTTCTGAGAATCCCCAAGAAAACTCAGGTCTTTGGCTTGGGCTAAACATATATTGCAGTTAACAACTTTCAAGCTTAAgaatatttaacaaaatgcAGCTGGATGGGACAACTAAGTCGGTAGATTGGCAGCCAGGGGATTAACCCGAAAATAAACCTAAACAGCGAATGTCTTTTGAGCCTTGCGATAGCTATAGGCCAGGGACTTGAGAATGCCAGCACTGGGAATATTTTTGATCGATTGCGTGACACTGCTGCGCCACACAATGTCGTTGACGGATGCCTGCAGCACCTCCGGAAGCTGGGAGGCCATGGATAGGTGGTTCACCACCTGGGTGTAGTCGCCACGACAGGCTGCATTTCGCTGCAGTCGCTTCTGAAGCTCTCGGGGCAACTGTCGCAGGTGTTGGCACGTAGCCGATGAGGATTTGTCCTGCTCGAAGATTATAGCTGGTTTCCGGCTACCCGGTTCCTGGCCCTTCATGTTGACCGCCACATAGTCGGAAAGCTGACCCAGGGAGGGTTGGTATAGGGCGAAGAAGTCATTGATTTGCGGACTAACTATGTTGTGCactttctgtttgttttcccCGAAAATCATACGGAAATCGCCCTTGTAACTCAGCCCGGCGATGGTGTGGAAAAGTCCGTAGGCAGTGAACTTCTCTGGTAAAAGTAGCAGAGCCACTTGCAGAGCGGATACAAGATTCCTGTCCAGCGCAGCCTTTAGGGGAGGATTATCAGAAGGATTGACCAGATTCGTCACTGGTTTGTGCAGCCTTCCAGCCAGGTAAAGATGCCGCCAGTCAAGCAGATCATCCAGCAGCTCTTCCTGCGACACCACGCCGTACTTTATGGTAATGCCCACATCCGGCAGCGGCACCAAAGTGTTGCAATAGACACCCGCACCCAAACGCTCCTGATACTTGGCCACAAAGTTCGGTCCCAGGTGTCTAAGGGCGGAATAGTGATCCGGATGACGGTGCAGATTCTCCGCATGGAAGCCCTGTGCATCACGAACGCAAAAGACCAAATCTACAACGGTTCCCGGCGGTAGACGCAGGTTCTTTCCATTGCCCACTTTTCCATAGCCTTCCTGCTGTTTGACGCCGGATCCGTAGGCAAACATATAGCTGACACTGCCCAGCGGAAACCGCGCCACCGTGCGTCTGTATAAGTCCAGCATCTTGTGCGTGTTTTACCTCCTAATTGGACTAAACTTAGGCTTTATAATTACTTTTTTTCTGCACGTTACTCCACTTCTGTTGGATGGAGTTGATGCTTCTCGGTCGAGCTCTTCGCTTTTCGCCGGCTACGGAGTGTGTACACACTGGCAATCAGCTGGCTGGAAATTTTGTTCGGTTTTTCACTTGAACAATTTGGCGCCCtcttgaaaaaataaaagcactTCGCTCTCTAACTTGAATGTAAAGCCTTTACCACCAATA is part of the Drosophila sechellia strain sech25 chromosome 3R, ASM438219v1, whole genome shotgun sequence genome and encodes:
- the LOC6606342 gene encoding GPALPP motifs-containing protein 1, which translates into the protein MSSDDNSSDSDSSSDEKQIKRKLKKHNKDVDKSKKKKSKRHKKRRHKEKKRRKLEEEKPVPYTQPPKLLNASPPDVSANNEDSFGPALPPHLRKPQQPELPEQSQAAPQPQAMIGPILPSNLAREKSPTKEAEAEDDDDLAGTFGPLPNASQVALEERALALKLAALEGGGLGTSTDQDVREEWMLELPDVGLKSGLAALSNMKRTFYQGKERPDFSDRSSWTKTPQSEADAAVSGPKSLSSKELEQMAQVKYEQQRDDEQESMAKKHKKKHKREESLVELHQKKLRKEQREKEKELAASGSKPERRPFSRDVDLKLNKIDKNQTKQIVDKAKILNTKFSRGQAKYL
- the LOC6606343 gene encoding phosphatidate cytidylyltransferase, mitochondrial, which encodes MLDLYRRTVARFPLGSVSYMFAYGSGVKQQEGYGKVGNGKNLRLPPGTVVDLVFCVRDAQGFHAENLHRHPDHYSALRHLGPNFVAKYQERLGAGVYCNTLVPLPDVGITIKYGVVSQEELLDDLLDWRHLYLAGRLHKPVTNLVNPSDNPPLKAALDRNLVSALQVALLLLPEKFTAYGLFHTIAGLSYKGDFRMIFGENKQKVHNIVSPQINDFFALYQPSLGQLSDYVAVNMKGQEPGSRKPAIIFEQDKSSSATCQHLRQLPRELQKRLQRNAACRGDYTQVVNHLSMASQLPEVLQASVNDIVWRSSVTQSIKNIPSAGILKSLAYSYRKAQKTFAV